Proteins from a genomic interval of Arthrobacter sp. CAN_C5:
- the rpsG gene encoding 30S ribosomal protein S7, with product MPRKGPAPKRPLVVDPVYGSPLVTQLINKVLVDGKKSTAERIVYGALEGARAKSGGDPVAALKKAMDNVKPSLEVRSRRVGGATYQVPVEVKPGRSMALALRWLVGYSKARREKTMTERLMNEILDASNGLGAAVKRREDTHKMAESNKAFAHYRW from the coding sequence ATGCCACGTAAGGGCCCGGCCCCGAAGCGGCCGCTCGTTGTAGATCCCGTTTACGGTTCACCCCTGGTCACTCAGCTGATCAACAAGGTGCTCGTCGACGGCAAGAAGTCCACAGCAGAACGCATTGTCTACGGCGCACTTGAGGGTGCCCGTGCCAAGAGTGGTGGCGACCCCGTCGCAGCACTCAAGAAGGCGATGGACAACGTCAAGCCTTCCCTCGAGGTTCGCTCCCGCCGAGTCGGCGGCGCGACCTACCAGGTACCCGTCGAGGTCAAGCCCGGCCGCTCCATGGCTCTTGCCCTGCGGTGGCTCGTTGGCTACTCGAAGGCTCGCCGCGAGAAGACCATGACCGAGCGTCTGATGAACGAAATCCTGGATGCCTCGAACGGTCTCGGAGCAGCGGTGAAGCGCCGCGAGGACACGCACAAGATGGCCGAGTCGAACAAGGCCTTCGCACACTACCGCTGGTAA
- the rpsL gene encoding 30S ribosomal protein S12 — MPTINQLVRKGRTPKVVKTKAPALKGSPMKRGVCTRVYTTTPKKPNSALRKVARVRLNGGIEVTAYIPGVGHNLQEHSIVLVRGGRVKDLPGVRYKIVRGALDTQGVKNRKQARSRYGAKMEKK; from the coding sequence GTGCCTACTATCAACCAGCTGGTCCGTAAGGGCCGGACACCTAAGGTCGTCAAGACCAAGGCGCCCGCATTGAAGGGCAGCCCCATGAAGCGCGGCGTTTGCACCCGCGTTTACACGACCACCCCCAAGAAGCCGAACTCGGCGCTCCGTAAGGTCGCACGTGTGCGCCTCAACGGCGGCATCGAAGTTACCGCTTACATCCCAGGCGTCGGTCACAACCTTCAGGAACACTCCATCGTGCTGGTGCGCGGTGGTCGTGTGAAGGATCTGCCCGGTGTCCGCTACAAGATCGTCCGTGGTGCGCTTGATACCCAGGGTGTCAAGAACCGCAAGCAGGCTCGCAGCCGCTACGGCGCGAAGATGGAGAAGAAGTAA
- a CDS encoding DNA-directed RNA polymerase subunit beta', whose protein sequence is MSSESSFGLMRIGLATADEIRGWSFGEVKKPETINYRTLKPEKDGLFCEKIFGPSRDWECYCGKYKRVRFKGIICERCGVEVTRAKVRRERMGHIELAAPVTHIWYFKGVPSRLGYLLDLAPKDLEKVIYFAAYMITAVDEENRHAELPNLQAEHDLEKKQMIDQRDSDIATIAKDLEDEVARLEGEGAKAAEKKKARDSADRQMANVRKRADIEIERFEQVWDRFKSLKVADLEGDEGLYRELRDRYGLYFEGSMGAEAIKKRLENFDMPAEAEMLRDIIQNGKGQRKTRALKRLKVVNAFLTTTNSPLGMVLDAVPVIPPELRPMVQLDGGRFATSDLNDLYRRVINRNNRLKRLLDLGAPEIIVNNEKRMLQEAVDSLFDNGRRGRPVTGPGNRPLKSLSDMLKGKQGRFRQNLLGKRVDYSGRSVIVVGPQLKLHQCGLPKQMALELFKPFVMKRLVDLNHAQNIKSAKRMVERYRPQVWDVLEEIITEHPVLLNRAPTLHRLGIQAFEPQLVEGKALQLHPLVCGAFNADFDGDQMAVHLPLSPEAQAEARILMLSSNNILKPSDGRPVTLPSQDMIIGLHHLTTKREGSAGEGRVFSTPAEAIMAFDMGVLHLNSVVRIRIPHFVPSADIAAPEGWEEGTPALIETSLGQVLFNDTLPADYPWVEKVADKGQLSTIVNDLAERYPKVVTAATLDNLKDAGFYWATRSGVTVAISDISAPINKAGIMEVYEKQAAKVQSQFDKGLIADEERRQELIDIWNKATNEVAESMRGAMPKDNTINRMVSSGARGNWLQVRQIAGIRGLVANPKGEIIPRPIKSSYREGLSVLEYFIATHGARKGLADTALRTANSGYLTRRLVDVSQDVIVREDDCGTERGLNVTIAVPNSDGELVLHEEVENSAYARTLASEVVDAKGKVLAPAGSDVGDVLIGELFAAGVTDIKVRSVLTCESSVGTCALCYGRSLATGKTVDIGEAVGIIAAQSIGEPGTQLTMRTFHTGGIASAEDITQGLPRIQELFEARTPKGVAPISEVAGRVNIEDGEKQLRLVVTPDDGSEEIAYPVLRRARLLVTDGEHVEVGQQLVFGAVDPKQILRILGPRKAQEFLVDEVQTVYRSQGVGIHDKHVEVIVRQMLRRVTVIESGESNLLPGELAERRRFEDENRRVVSEGKKPASGRPELMGITKASLATESWLSAASFQETTRVLTQAAMEGKSDPLLGLKENVIIGKLIPAGTGLDRYTKITVEPTEEAKANLFTGPSAFSDFDYAGVEGSMTPEFHAIPLDDYDMGSEFR, encoded by the coding sequence ATGTCCAGCGAATCCTCCTTCGGCCTCATGCGAATCGGCCTTGCCACTGCGGACGAAATCCGTGGTTGGTCTTTTGGCGAGGTCAAGAAGCCGGAAACCATCAATTACCGTACCCTCAAGCCTGAGAAGGACGGCCTCTTCTGCGAGAAGATCTTCGGACCTTCCCGCGACTGGGAATGCTACTGCGGCAAGTACAAGCGCGTCCGTTTCAAGGGCATTATCTGTGAGCGCTGTGGTGTAGAAGTGACCCGCGCCAAGGTACGCCGTGAGCGCATGGGACACATCGAGCTTGCTGCTCCCGTCACCCACATCTGGTACTTCAAGGGCGTCCCTTCGCGCTTGGGCTACCTGCTGGACCTGGCACCGAAGGACCTCGAGAAGGTCATCTACTTCGCTGCCTACATGATCACCGCCGTCGACGAGGAAAACCGTCACGCCGAACTGCCGAACCTCCAGGCCGAGCACGACCTCGAGAAGAAGCAGATGATCGACCAGCGCGACTCCGACATCGCCACGATCGCCAAGGACCTTGAGGATGAGGTTGCACGGCTTGAAGGCGAAGGCGCGAAGGCTGCCGAGAAGAAGAAGGCACGTGACTCGGCCGATCGCCAGATGGCGAACGTGCGTAAGCGCGCCGACATCGAGATCGAGCGCTTCGAGCAGGTCTGGGACCGGTTCAAGAGCCTCAAGGTTGCTGACCTTGAAGGTGACGAGGGCCTTTACCGCGAACTGCGCGACCGTTACGGACTGTACTTCGAGGGCTCAATGGGCGCCGAAGCGATCAAGAAGCGTCTTGAGAACTTCGACATGCCAGCCGAGGCCGAGATGCTCCGCGACATCATCCAGAACGGCAAGGGCCAGCGCAAGACGCGTGCCCTGAAGCGCCTGAAGGTTGTCAACGCGTTCCTCACCACCACCAACAGCCCCCTCGGCATGGTGCTTGACGCCGTTCCCGTGATTCCGCCGGAACTGCGCCCGATGGTCCAGCTGGACGGTGGCCGCTTCGCGACCTCCGACCTCAACGACCTGTACCGCCGCGTGATCAACCGCAACAACCGGCTGAAGCGCCTGCTCGATCTCGGTGCGCCCGAGATCATCGTGAACAACGAAAAGCGGATGCTCCAGGAAGCAGTTGACTCCCTGTTCGACAACGGTCGTCGTGGCCGCCCCGTCACCGGGCCGGGCAACCGTCCGTTGAAGTCGCTCTCCGACATGCTCAAGGGCAAGCAGGGTCGTTTCCGCCAGAACCTTCTGGGTAAGCGCGTTGACTACTCGGGTCGTTCGGTGATCGTTGTTGGTCCTCAGCTGAAGCTGCATCAGTGTGGTCTGCCCAAGCAGATGGCGCTGGAACTCTTCAAGCCGTTCGTGATGAAGCGTCTGGTTGATCTCAACCACGCGCAGAACATCAAGAGCGCCAAGCGGATGGTCGAGCGTTACCGCCCGCAGGTCTGGGATGTTCTCGAAGAGATCATCACCGAGCACCCAGTGCTACTCAACCGTGCACCTACCCTGCACCGTTTGGGCATCCAGGCGTTCGAACCGCAGCTGGTTGAAGGTAAGGCCCTTCAGCTGCACCCACTGGTTTGTGGTGCGTTCAACGCCGACTTCGACGGCGACCAGATGGCAGTCCACCTGCCGCTGAGCCCTGAGGCCCAGGCTGAGGCGCGCATCCTGATGCTCTCCTCGAACAACATCCTGAAGCCTTCGGACGGCCGTCCGGTGACCCTGCCTTCGCAGGATATGATCATCGGCCTGCACCACCTCACCACCAAGCGTGAGGGCTCAGCAGGCGAAGGCCGCGTATTCAGCACCCCGGCCGAAGCCATCATGGCCTTCGACATGGGTGTCCTGCACCTGAACTCGGTTGTCCGGATCCGCATCCCACACTTCGTGCCCAGCGCTGATATCGCTGCGCCCGAAGGCTGGGAAGAAGGAACGCCGGCGTTGATCGAAACCTCCCTTGGGCAGGTTCTGTTCAACGACACGCTGCCTGCCGACTACCCATGGGTTGAGAAGGTTGCCGACAAGGGACAGCTGTCCACGATCGTCAACGATCTCGCCGAGCGGTACCCGAAGGTGGTCACCGCTGCAACGCTGGATAACCTGAAGGATGCCGGCTTCTACTGGGCAACCCGCTCAGGTGTCACCGTGGCGATCTCGGACATCTCCGCCCCGATCAACAAGGCCGGAATCATGGAGGTCTACGAAAAGCAGGCCGCCAAGGTTCAGTCCCAGTTCGACAAGGGCCTCATCGCTGATGAGGAACGTCGTCAGGAACTGATCGACATCTGGAACAAGGCCACCAACGAGGTAGCCGAGTCCATGCGCGGCGCGATGCCGAAGGACAACACCATCAACCGCATGGTGTCCTCCGGCGCACGTGGTAACTGGCTCCAGGTCCGTCAGATCGCGGGTATCCGTGGTCTGGTAGCGAACCCCAAGGGCGAGATCATCCCTCGACCGATCAAGTCCTCGTACCGTGAAGGCTTGTCGGTGCTGGAGTACTTCATCGCAACCCACGGTGCCCGTAAGGGCCTGGCCGATACCGCGCTGCGTACCGCCAACTCGGGTTACCTGACCCGTCGTCTGGTGGATGTGTCGCAGGACGTCATCGTTCGCGAAGACGACTGTGGCACCGAGCGTGGACTGAACGTCACCATTGCGGTGCCGAACAGCGACGGCGAGTTGGTCCTGCACGAAGAGGTCGAGAACTCGGCCTACGCACGCACCCTGGCCAGCGAAGTTGTTGACGCCAAGGGCAAGGTGCTCGCTCCGGCGGGCTCCGACGTCGGCGATGTCCTGATCGGCGAGCTGTTTGCCGCAGGGGTCACCGACATCAAGGTGCGCTCCGTGCTGACCTGCGAGTCGAGCGTCGGCACCTGTGCCCTCTGCTACGGCCGCTCGCTGGCCACCGGCAAGACCGTCGACATCGGTGAGGCCGTTGGCATCATCGCTGCACAGTCGATCGGTGAGCCGGGCACACAGCTGACCATGCGTACGTTCCACACCGGCGGTATCGCGTCGGCGGAGGACATCACCCAGGGTCTGCCTCGTATCCAGGAGCTCTTCGAAGCGCGTACCCCCAAGGGTGTCGCTCCGATCTCCGAGGTTGCGGGTCGCGTCAACATCGAGGACGGCGAGAAGCAGCTTCGGCTGGTTGTCACCCCCGACGATGGTTCCGAAGAGATCGCCTACCCTGTCCTGCGGCGTGCGCGCCTGCTGGTCACGGACGGCGAGCACGTTGAGGTGGGACAGCAGCTGGTCTTTGGTGCTGTCGATCCGAAGCAGATCCTCCGGATCCTCGGCCCCCGTAAGGCCCAGGAATTCCTGGTCGATGAGGTACAGACCGTGTACCGCAGCCAGGGTGTGGGTATCCACGACAAGCACGTCGAGGTTATCGTCCGCCAGATGCTTCGCCGCGTCACGGTGATCGAGTCCGGCGAGTCGAACCTCCTTCCCGGAGAGCTGGCAGAACGCCGCCGCTTCGAGGACGAGAACCGTCGCGTGGTGTCCGAGGGCAAGAAGCCGGCTTCAGGCCGTCCCGAGCTCATGGGTATCACCAAGGCGTCGCTCGCCACCGAGTCGTGGCTTTCGGCCGCATCGTTCCAGGAGACCACGCGTGTTCTTACGCAGGCCGCCATGGAAGGCAAGAGCGATCCTCTGTTGGGTCTGAAGGAAAACGTGATCATCGGCAAGCTGATCCCGGCCGGTACCGGCCTGGATCGCTACACGAAGATCACCGTGGAGCCGACTGAGGAAGCGAAGGCCAACCTGTTCACCGGTCCTAGCGCGTTCAGCGACTTCGACTACGCAGGTGTCGAGGGCTCGATGACTCCCGAGTTCCACGCCATCCCTCTGGATGACTACGACATGGGTTCCGAGTTCCGCTAA